In Prunus dulcis chromosome 1, ALMONDv2, whole genome shotgun sequence, the following are encoded in one genomic region:
- the LOC117615374 gene encoding cellulose synthase A catalytic subunit 4 [UDP-forming]-like, translating into MPSTKLATIEEDMETSSKLPLHICHVHKLSIFINRTHIFFHSIALVFLLYYRASFFFFHDTTKTKATTLAWLLVFVSEILLSFEWLLSQSFRWRPVSRIAFPERLPGDDKLPAVDVFICTADPEKEPTVRVMNTVLSAMAMDYPPDKLHVYLSDDGGAAVTLKGMTEARRFAKWWLPFCRRYGIKCRAPEAYFSAEEEDADFGGSEFIQDREDIKEKYEVFKKRVREKATVGDTRSRLGRDHPAVIEVIQEASSDDAIRENETKNMPLLVYVCREKRHSHPHYFKAGALNVLLRVSGVISNSPYILGLDCDMHCHDPSSARQAMCFHLDPKISPSLALVQFPQKFHNISNNDIYDSQLRSIFWVWIQGQNFTLVIHELIYLIKNYPLNIIKENHTYILCAIIYLTICVSLCSNFIHEDGDPMKLRQSFGPSNEFIKSLHQKKKPDMLIHRKKALLNEAQLLASCAFENGTEWGKEVGFMYGSVLEDYFTGFRLHCKGWISVYCNPPRPQFLGSGTTNLDDFLVQGTRWTSGLVDVAISKFCPLIYGPLKTYTFVQSMCYAELALFPILYFLPLWCFATIPQLCLLNGIPLYPEVSNSYFIVFSFVFLSSISKHLYEVLSTGFTFRHWINEQRIWMMKSVTSHLYGSVDAFMKKIGKREASFFPTNKVDDVDQLKRYNMGVFDFQTSILFLAPMAALVILNMASFAVGISRVIFLGELDKFFIQVFIPFYVILMNYPIVEGMLIRKDRGRIPPSVTLLSAIVSLIFYFLGYIIFM; encoded by the exons ATGCCAAGCACAAAACTTGCCACAATAGAAGAAGATATGGAGACTTCTTCTAAGCTCCCCCTTCATATCTGCCATGTCCACAAGCTTTCAATCTTCATCAACCGGACACATATATTCTTCCACTCTATAGCTTTAGTCTTCTTGCTTTACTACAgagcttctttcttcttcttccatgaCACCACCAAAACCAAAGCAACCACCTTAGCATGGCTTCTTGTGTTTGTCTCGGAAATCCTCCTATCCTTCGAGTGGCTCCTCAGCCAGTCTTTTCGATGGCGTCCCGTTTCACGAATCGCGTTCCCGGAGAGGCTACCTGGCGATGATAAGCTCCCAGCTGTTGATGTGTTCATCTGCACTGCAGATCCGGAGAAGGAACCGACTGTTCGGGTGATGAACACTGTGTTATCTGCCATGGCAATGGACTATCCTCCAGATAAACTTCATGTGTATCTGTCTGATGATGGTGGTGCTGCTGTGACTTTGAAGGGTATGACAGAGGCTAGGAGGTTTGCAAAGTGGTGGCTTCCATTTTGTAGGAGGTATGGGATCAAGTGCAGGGCTCCGGAGGCTTATTTCTCTGCAGAAGAGGAGGATGCTGATTTTGGCGGCAGCGAGTTCATTCAAGACAGAGAAGATATTAAG GAGAAATATGAGGTGTTCAAGAAAAGAGTAAGAGAAAAAGCAACGGTTGGGGACACAAGGAGCAGACTGGGTCGAGATCACCCTGCAGTGATTGAG GTTATACAAGAAGCATCCAGTGATGATGCAATTCGAGAGAATGAAACCAAAAATATGCCTCTCCTTGTTTATGTTTGTCGTGAGAAAAGGCATTCTCATCCTCACTATTTTAAGGCTGGAGCGCTTAATGTTCTA CTACGGGTCTCTGGTGTGATAAGCAATTCTCCTTACATATTAGGGCTAGATTGTGACATGCATTGCCATGATCCAAGCTCGGCTCGGCAAGCAATGTGTTTCCATCTTGACCCAAAGATATCACCCTCCCTAGCACTTGTTCAATTCCCTCAAAAATTTCACAATATCAGTAATAATGATATCTATGACAGTCAGCTGAGGTCGATATTTTGGGTATGGATTCAAGGACAAAACTTCACTTTAGTTATACatgaattaatatatttaattaaaaattatcccctaaatataattaaagaaaatcatacatatattttatgtGCAATAATATATCTGACAATTT GTGTGTCCTTATGTTCAAACTTCATACATGAAG ATGGGGATCCCATGAAACTTAGACAATCTTTTGGTCCATCCAATGAGTTCATCAAATCCCtccaccaaaagaaaaagcctGATATGCTCATCCACAGAAAGAAAGCATTGCTAAATGAAGCCCAACTTCTAGCCTCTTGTGCCTTCGAAAATGGCACCGAATGGGGGAAAGAG GTTGGTTTCATGTATGGGTCTGTGCTGGAAGATTACTTCACAGGGTTTCGTTTGCATTGCAAAGGTTGGATTTCAGTGTATTGTAATCCACCAAGGCCACAGTTCTTGGGCAGTGGCACCACCAATTTGGATGACTTTTTAGTCCAAGGGACTAGATGGACCTCTGGGTTGGTTGATGTTGCTATCTCCAAGTTTTGTCCTCTTATATATGGCCCTTTGAAAACGTACACTTTCGTTCAAAGCATGTGTTATGCAGAACTTGCTCTTTTCCCCATTTTGTATTTCTTGCCATTGTGGTGCTTTGCTACCATACCTCAGCTCTGCCTACTCAATGGCATTCCTTTGTACCCAGAG GTCTCAAATTCATACTTCATCGTATTTTCGTTCGTATTCCTATCGTCGATTTCAAAACATTTATACGAAGTTCTCTCAACGGGATTTACATTTCGACATTGGATAAATGAGCAAAGGATATGGATGATGAAGTCAGTTACATCTCACTTATATGGCAGTGTGGATGCCTTCATGAAGAAAATTGGTAAGAGAGAAGCCAGTTTCTTCCCAACCAACAAAGTTGACGATGTTGACCAACTCAAGCGTTACAATATGGGGGTATTTGATTTCCAAACATCAATATTATTTCTTGCTCCAATGGCTGCTCTGGTGATCTTGAACATGGCTTCCTTTGCTGTTGGGATTTCTAGAGTCATCTTTTTGGGGGAGTTGGACAAATTTTTCATACAAGTTTTCATACCTTTTTATGTCATTTTGATGAACTACCCTATCGTTGAAGGGATGCTGATAAGGAAAGACAGGGGTCGCATTCCACCATCAGTCACATTACTCTCTGCCATAGTTTCCttgattttctattttttgggttatatTATTTTCATGTAG